In Plasmodium vinckei vinckei genome assembly, chromosome: PVVCY_13, a single genomic region encodes these proteins:
- a CDS encoding elongation factor Tu, putative codes for MNNCNNIINKRRVSNLVQLNENEVKETNIKYCINNNTHLNSQNKINIFKIDKKKFAIGVFERKKPHMNIGTIGHVDHGKTTLTAAITKVCSKYDRGTFKSYEDIDKTPEEQKRGITINATHVEYETEKRHYSHIDCPGHLDYIKNMITGTSQMDGSILVVSAYDGLMPQTKEHVLLSRQIGINKIIVYLNKIDMCEDQELVDLVELEVRELLSFHKYDGDNIPFIKGSALKALNDDPSEYGVPSILKLLDACDNYIDEPQRKIDLPFLMSIDDVLQISGKGTVATGRVEQGTIKINEPVDILGIKDKSIKTVITGIEMFRKTLDTAQAGDQIGVMLKNVKKNDISRGMVVTKIPNMKTYKKFESDIYVLKNEEGGRKNPFSSYYRPQVYIRTADVNCAVILNEDTQIANPGDNIKCTIELMYPLAVTPGLRFSLREGGKTVASGIITKVL; via the coding sequence ATGAACAACTGtaacaatattataaacaaaagaaGAGTTAGCAATCTAGTTCAATTAAACGAAAATGAAGTGAAAGAaactaatataaaatattgcattaataataatacacatttaaatagccaaaacaaaataaacatttttaagattgataaaaaaaagtttgcAATTGGAGTATTTGAAAGAAAGAAGCCACATATGAATATCGGAACAATTGGACATGTAGATCATGGAAAAACAACATTAACAGCAGCTATAACTAAAGTATGTTCAAAATATGATCGAGGTACATTTAAATCTTATGAAGATATAGATAAAACTCCTGAAGAACAAAAAAGAGGAATAACAATAAATGCTACACATGTTGAATATGAAACCGAAAAAAGGCATTATAGTCATATTGATTGTCCTGGACATTtagattatataaaaaatatgattacTGGTACATCACAAATGGATGGATCAATATTAGTTGTATCAGCATATGATGGTTTAATGCCACAAACTAAAGAAcatgtattattatcaagGCAGAttggaataaataaaattattgtatatttaaataaaatagatatGTGTGAAGATCAAGAATTAGTAGATTTAGTTGAATTAGAAGTTAGagaattattatctttCCATAAATATGATGGTGATAATATTCCATTTATTAAAGGTTCTGCTTTAAAAGCTTTAAATGATGATCCTTCAGAATATGGAGTTCCatctattttaaaattattagatGCATgtgataattatattgatGAACCACAAAGAAAAATAGATTTACCTTTCCTCATGAGCATTGATGATGTATTACAAATATCAGGAAAAGGTACAGTAGCCACTGGGAGGGTTGAACAAGGaactattaaaattaatgaacCTGTTGATATTTTAGgtataaaagataaatcTATAAAAACTGTTATTACTGGAATTGAAATGTTTAGAAAAACTTTAGATACTGCACAAGCAGGTGATCAAATTGGAGTCATgcttaaaaatgtaaaaaaaaatgatatatctAGAGGTATGGTTGTTACAAAAATACCAAATatgaaaacatataaaaaatttgaatcagatatttatgttttaaaaaatgaagaaggaggaagaaaaaatccattttcatcatattaTAGACCGCAAGTATATATACGAACCGCTGATGTAAATTGTGCtgttatattaaatgaagATACACAAATAGCAAACCCAggtgataatataaaatgtactATTGAACTTATGTACCCTTTAGCTGTTACTCCGGGTCTTCGCTTTTCATTAAGGGAAGGTGGAAAAACTGTAGCCTCGGGTATAATCACTAAAGTTTTATAA
- a CDS encoding ER lumen protein retaining receptor 1, putative codes for MKVVNDFLRVVNDPEKLKRYLSEHSFSIKVYTSFLVLVFIFYHLFSDGDFSFLLTLSSIISMFSFLMVFLKIEMSKSCAGVSLKMMECYVILNTARLLSIVPFEGYLPYDKSGDWLYQLVEAISLFTNCCVVYLCRYKYKKTYDSSNDIFNNMFLIIPAFVISIFIHPSLNSFFPADVSWSFALYLESVCVLPQLSMFQKEGKVAAFTTHFLASQALSKVLSFLFWIVSYKELNSSDNIIKSYVGVWVVIMQIVQLILMGDFIYHYIRCLSKGVSFDNLLNENV; via the exons atGAAGGTAGTAAACGATTTTTTAAGAGTAGTTAATGACCCAGAAAAGCTGAAGAGGTATTTGTCAGAACATAGTTTTTCAATAAAAGTATACACATCATTTTTAGTACtagtttttatattttatcatttattttccgATGGAgacttttcatttttattaacattatCCTCCATAATAAGCATGTTTTCGTTTTTGATGGTTTTCCTAAAAATTGAAATGAGCAAGTCATGCGCAGGTGTGtcattaaaaatgatggaATGCTatgttatattaaatacagCTAGATTATTATCTATTGTACCTTTTGAAGGATATTTACCATATGATAAAAGTGGAGATTGGCTATATCAATTAGTTGAAgcaatttcattatttacaaATTGTTGCgttgtatatttatgtagatataaatataaaaaaacatatgatAGTTcaaatgatatttttaataatatgtttttaataattccggcttttgttatttctatttttattcatccCTCCTTGAATTCATTTTTCCCCGCTGAT GTATCCTGGTCATTTGCCCTTTACCTTGAGTCTGTTTGTGTGTTACCACAATTGTCTATGTTTCAAAAAGAG GGAAAAGTGGCAGCATTTACAACCCATTTCTTAGCTTCTCAAGCTTTATCAAAA gTTTTATCCTTTCTTTTTTGGATTGTATCATATAAAGAATTGAATTCCTCCGATAATATt aTTAAATCTTACGTTGGAGTTTGGGTTGTTATTATGCAAATAGTTCAACTTATTTTAATGGGagattttatttatcattatattcGATGTTTAAGCAAAGGTGTATCAtttgataatttattaaatgaaaatgtttaa